CTGCAGAAACAGCACCTTGTAGTTGTCTGGAATGCCAGCCAGTTCGCGGCACAAAGCTTCCGCTTCTTCGGCTACGGCAACAAACGGCTTACCACGATGCGAATGCTCGCAAATGCCCACGCCGGTATCTCCCAGCGACAGCAGATTCTCGCGAGCTTCTTCCAGCACGCTTTCAGGCAGCACGGCGGGGCCGGCAGAGAAATTCCAAATGCGATCGGTCATCGCGGAGTCTTTCGTTGGGATGGGTGGTTACGGAGCGACATCTTAGAATCGAGTTCGACGCATGCCAAACCGTGGTTGAGCCGCCTTTCGTATTTCTCGCAGACACGCGGGCCTGCCTTGAGTTCATTCCTGGCGGCGATAAGATCTGGCTTCGAACTTCAGCACGGCCCCATGAATTCGACTGCGACCGGTGGCCTGCTTGCACACACAGATCTGAACCGCAAAATGCGGCGGACAACATCACCATGACTCAGGGAAATTCCGCCGCCGACAGCCGCCAAGGGCCGCGACTTCAGCCGTTTCAACCGCCGCAGGGCGATTTGGCCATTTTGGCTGGTTCCGGCAACCCGGTGTTTGCTCAGAAAATCGCCAACGGCCTCGGCGTACGACTCACCCCCTGCCAGGCTCAGATTTTCAGCGAAGGCAACGTCTTCGTCCGAATTCTGGAAAACGTCCGCGGTCGCGACACGTTTATCGTGCAAGGCGTCCACCAGCCCGTCAACGATAACTTTGTTGAGCTGTTATTCTGGATTGACGCTCTCAAACGCGCGAGTGCCCAACAAATTACGGCCGTCATTCCGTACTTCAGCTACGCGAAGGGTGACAAGAAGGACGAACCCCGCGTGTCGATTCGAGCTCGCGTGTGTGCGGACGCGATCGAAGCCGCCGGAGCCGACCGAGTCCTCACGATGGACCTGCACAGCCCCCAGATCCAGGGCTTCTTCAGCGTGCCCGTCGACCATCTTTACGCTCGCGCGGTGATCTGCGAACACATCAAGTCGCTGGGCATAGACAACCTGGTCATCTGTAGCCCGGACGCCGGATTCGCCAAATCAGCGGCGGCCTTCGCCAATCTTCTTGGCGTGCCGGTCGTCATCGGAAACAAGACTCGCCCTGATCATTCCGAACAGGCCGAAATCCTTGAGGTGATTGGACAGGTCGCGGGCAGAAACGTGCTAATGGTGGACGACTTCACCATCACTGGCGGTTCACTTTGCAGCATGGCCGAAGTCCTAAAGCAACGCGGTGCCGAAGACATCTACGCCGCCGTATCGCATGGCGTCCTGTCGAAGGGTGCAGCCGATCGAATTCAAAACAGCGTGATCCGCAAAATGTTTATGACGGACACCATCGAAGCACCCATCGAACCGCTATGCGAAAAGATGGACATCATCTCCGTCGCGCCGCTGTTCGCTCAGGCCATCCGCAGCATCCACGACCGCACAAGCGTGAGCATGCTGTTTCCGGACGACAAGCAAACGTAAGTTAGCGAAGCCACTCATCACGATGCTCAGCCACGAACGCATCATCATGTAAGTGCGGATAAGCGGCATAGACGCGATCGATGTATTCCTTCTGTCCTGGCGAAAGCCGTTCGTCAGGATCCAGACACCGAGTCGTCTCCATCAAGCCCTGTCGATGCAACACTTCGTGCAGTCCGGCGATGCAGCCGTGGAAACTGTTGTCTGCATCGAAGAAGGCCGCATTGCAATCAGTGACTTCCACACCCAGCTGCAGCAGATCAGCCGACGCGGCTTCCTGATGACAACGTTGCTGCAATTCGACAGCTCGCTTCGTCCACACAGCCCAGTGCCCGAGTAAACCGCCAACAAAGCTGACAGTGCGTTCACCAAACCGAAACGGCGTAATCAAGTCGCCCACGATGTTGTCGTCGTTGCCGGTGTACATCGCAATGTCGTCTCGCCCGGAATCCGCGACGGCTCGCATGACATCCAGAGTTTGGTAACGGTTAAACGCCGCCACTTTGATGGCGACCACCGCTTCGATTTCTACAAAACGCCGCCAGAACTCATACGACAACAAGCGACCTCCCACGGCCGGTTGCAGATAGAAGCCGATCAGCGGAATCGTGTCGCCAACTGCTTTTGCATGTTCGATCAATTCATCTTCGCTGGCATCCGGCAGTGCCGCGAGACTCAACAAACCCGCGTGGTAGCCGAGATCCGTCAGCAATGCCGCTTCTGCTGTGGCCTGCTTTGTAGCGCCGCAAATCCCACCGACCTGCAGCACGTCGCGACCGCTGGCAGCCACTTCTTCCGCCGCCAGTGTTAGCACGGGTTTCAGCAGGTCGACCTTGGGATCACGAATCGCAAACTGCGTCGTATGCACGCCGACAGCGACACCGCCGACGCCTGCCGCAAGGTAGTATCGCGTGATTGCCCGCTGATGACGTTCGTCCAGCTTGCCACTGGCGTCTAACGCCAAAGGATTAGCGGGAATGCACTGACCGCGCATTAATGTTTCACGAGTGTTTGACTCTGACTTATTGGACATAACTTATGTTTCCAGCAATCGGGCCAGCGTCGCCGCCAGGCCCTTCAAAGCATCTTCGTTCGGAAGACTAATTGTAAGTTGCGGTCGGCCGTCGGC
This DNA window, taken from Fuerstiella marisgermanici, encodes the following:
- a CDS encoding ribose-phosphate diphosphokinase is translated as MTQGNSAADSRQGPRLQPFQPPQGDLAILAGSGNPVFAQKIANGLGVRLTPCQAQIFSEGNVFVRILENVRGRDTFIVQGVHQPVNDNFVELLFWIDALKRASAQQITAVIPYFSYAKGDKKDEPRVSIRARVCADAIEAAGADRVLTMDLHSPQIQGFFSVPVDHLYARAVICEHIKSLGIDNLVICSPDAGFAKSAAAFANLLGVPVVIGNKTRPDHSEQAEILEVIGQVAGRNVLMVDDFTITGGSLCSMAEVLKQRGAEDIYAAVSHGVLSKGAADRIQNSVIRKMFMTDTIEAPIEPLCEKMDIISVAPLFAQAIRSIHDRTSVSMLFPDDKQT
- a CDS encoding dihydrodipicolinate synthase family protein, with protein sequence MSNKSESNTRETLMRGQCIPANPLALDASGKLDERHQRAITRYYLAAGVGGVAVGVHTTQFAIRDPKVDLLKPVLTLAAEEVAASGRDVLQVGGICGATKQATAEAALLTDLGYHAGLLSLAALPDASEDELIEHAKAVGDTIPLIGFYLQPAVGGRLLSYEFWRRFVEIEAVVAIKVAAFNRYQTLDVMRAVADSGRDDIAMYTGNDDNIVGDLITPFRFGERTVSFVGGLLGHWAVWTKRAVELQQRCHQEAASADLLQLGVEVTDCNAAFFDADNSFHGCIAGLHEVLHRQGLMETTRCLDPDERLSPGQKEYIDRVYAAYPHLHDDAFVAEHRDEWLR